CGCGGTGCCAGTATGTCGACACGACGATTGGGGGCTACTCCCCTTCGCTGACTCCACCGACCATAGCGACGGTTCCTCGACTACGCCAGCGGGGCGGCGGGTTTCGGGTGCCCGAATACTGCGTTCAGGTCACCGAATCGAATGCTTCGAAAGCCCTTATGCGGCAAGGAGCATCGCGAGGATCGCGGTGTCGGGATGGCTGATCGGGTCGACGCCGACCCGGCTCACCATCGAGGTGACGGTGCCGTCGGCCTCGGCCTCCACCCAGGCGGCGCGGTGCTCGAGGCCCAGATGAGGCAGGCCGGGAAGCAGAACGCACCCCGACGCGGCGCCCGAGCATTCCGGCAGGCTCGGTGTGGTTTCCGAGGGCGGGTGCAGCATCAACAGGGCGGGCGGCTGGTGCTCAGCGAAATAGCCTGGCGGGACCGCGGATTCACCGACCACCGTGCCCTCGGCCAGCACCAGGCCGACGGTGTTCGGCTCCGGTTCGTCGGGCAGCTCCTCGCGGGCACCGAAAATGGTTGTGGTGGACAGCAGCCCGGGCAGCGACGCGACCCGGACGGCGACCATCAGAAGCTGCGCCCACTCCTTGGTGGAATCCGGCCAGCGGCCCGAGATCACGAAGCCCTTCAGCGCACCCCGTGAGTGGAACGGGGCGATCTCGACCGCCCGTCCGTCCGATTCCCGCTCCATATCGCCTCCGTGCCATCGGTGTTGGGATACCGGCCGGAGCCGGCGACTGCCAGACACGCCTGTGGGTCGATTTGCTCAGGATGCGGCAGATCCCGGCTGGCACGCAAGTGGACGAGACTGCTAACGAGGAGATTTCGCGCGCGCGGTCCAGATGACGCGGTACGAGCCGTCCGCGGAAACCGGGCCGAACTCATGCGAGTCGGCTGACCCCGCGGCGCGCGGATTGTCCGAGCGGGCTTCAAATATCGCACGCCGACCCGTCCCGTGCACTTCACCGACACGCTTGACGAGCCAGCGCGTCGACAGCCGCGGATCCGGGAACACCCGTAGCTGGCCGCGCCGAATGCTGCCGCCCCGCAGCGCCACTAGGCCGTCACCCGGGCCGAGCGCCGGGCGCATCGATTCGTCGACAACCCGGAACAGCCGCAGCGGCCAGGCTCGCGGGGTCTGGTTGCGGCGCACACCCAAAGGGTAAGTTAAGGCTCATGCTGCATCGACTGTTCACGAACGCGACCCCTGCCCATGCCCACTGCGATCTGTACTGCGGTGTCTACGATCCGGCGCAGGCCAAAATCGAGGCGCTCTCGTGCCTGAAGACGATCCAGAAGTACCACGACTCCGATGATGAGCACTTCCGCACGCGCGCGATCATCATCAAGGAGCGCCAGGCCGAAGAGGTCAAGCATCACCTGATGGTGCTGTGGGCCGACTTCTTCACCAAGGACCACTTCGAGCAGTTCCCGAACCTGCACCAGCTGTTCTGGGACGGGGTGCACGGCGCGGGCGACGTCAAGAAGTCGCTCGACGTCGCCGTCGCCGAGAAGCTGCTCAAGACCATCGACGAGATCGCCGACATCTTCTGGCAGACCGACAAGGGCAAGCAGATGGGCGTCTATCCGCCCGCCTGATCACCCGTCAACGCGAAGAGCCGCCGAGTCCGAGGACCGGCGGCTCTTTTTTGTGTTGTGCGCGACGCTCAGAAGAGAACGATGACTGCCAGGATGCCGAGGAGAACCAGCGCGATCACCCCGGCGCGCAGACACGCCATGAGCTGCGAACGGGTGTAGGCCGGCGCCGCCGACTGCCACTCACTGGGCGGAACGGCCGAACCCGAGCCCATCGATGACGTCATGCACCCCTCCTGACCTGCATAAACGAGGTAATCCTCCCAGTGACATCAGTCACAACAGCAACCTGTGACGCCGATCATAACCCTTTCTGTGTCACCACAGAAATCGGGTCATCGCCGGATGACCGGACCGTGTGATCCACGGCACGTTCTGCGATTAGCTGCGCTACGGATTTCGCTCGCCGAACCGCCCTGTTGATGAGCACCGCCGTGCCTGCCCGGCTTATCCACAGCAACGCTCAGGAAAGACACAGATTGACCGGCCCACACGGGACAGGCGCCGGTTCGGCCTGTGGATGAATCTGTGGAAATTGTGGATAGTTTGTCATTGCTGTCGATTACTGCGCGGTAGCGACGTGTCAGCATGAACGGATGGATCAGGGTCTCGTGAGACAAGCCGATATCGCAGACGTCCCGACGACGTTCGACGCCTCGGTGGTGCTGCTCGACGTCCGGGAGCACGACGAGTGGGCCCGCGGCCATGCGCCGGGGGCTCAGCACATCCCGATGGGGGAGGTGCCTGCGCGGCTGGCCGAGATCGACGGCGATGCGCAGCTGTTCGTCATCTGCCATCTCGGCGGCCGGTCGCAGCGCGTCGCCCAGTACCTGGCCGGCAACGGGTACGCGCCGATCAACGTCAGCGGCGGCATGGAGGCGTGGGCCAACGCGGGGCGGCCGGTGGTCACCGACGACGGCGGCGTGGGCGCGGTCTGACGAACCGTCGCTACGCTGGTCGGCATGAATTCGCGGTCACGAGGAGCAGCGTGATGGCGCGCACGCGAGGAGCGAAATGATCCAGGTGTGCTCCCAGTGCGGGACGCGCTGGAACGTGCGCGACCGGCGCCGGGTCTGGTGCCCGCGCTGCAACGGCAGCCTGCTGCCGCCGTCGGCGCCCGCGCCGGACGCCCAGTGGGGTGCGCGGCCGTCGGTGCCCGCGATGCCGGGCGCCGCGCCCCGCCCACCGGCCGGCCTTCCGCCCGGCTACCGCTGGGTCGCCGTGCGCCCGGGTGCCGCACCGACGCTGCGCCGCACGCGTCGTCCCCTCGGCCCCACACCGCGTTACACCACGATTCCGCGCTGGGGACTCGTCGACCACGTCGGGCCCGTCGACGCGCAACAGCAGGACGCTGTGCGCAGCGGCCCGTCGGTGGCGATGGTCCGCACCGTGCTGCTGCTGACGATGATCGCGCTCGGTTCGGCGGCTCTCATCCACCTCGTGCGCTACGCGCTGCTGATCGTCAACCGCTCGGTGCTGCTGCACCCGTGGATCGCCGCAGGCGCGACGTGGCTGGGGGTGGCGCTCAGCGTCCTGGCCGTGTTCATGGTGCTGGCGAGCCTTGTCGTGCTGGCCAACTGGCTGGTCGCAAGGCGCGCCGCCGCATACGCCCATCGTGGCACCACCGACCCGCGGCCGGCGTGGCTCCTGCAGGCCGGTTGTCTGGTGCCGTTCGTCAACCTGCTGTGGGCGCCGGTGTTCGCGATCGAACTGGCCGGCATCGAAGAGCGGCTGAGCTGGCTGCGCCGTCCCATCGTGGCGTGGTGGGTGGTGTGGTTGGCGAGCTACGCGCTGTCCATCTGGTCGATCGCGACCAGCTTCACCACCGACGCGCAGGGCATCGCCGACAACACGGTGACGACGACGGTGGCCTACCTGGCCGCGCTGGCGGCGCTGCTGCTGGCGGCCAAAGTGGTCGAGGGCTTCGAGCGTCAGCCCGTCGACCGGCCGAGCAAGCGCTGGGTGATGGTGCCCGATGAAGCGCCCGCGCCCGAGGACCGGCCCGCCGAGCCGGAAAGCGAAGCCCCGGTTGAGTCCGAAGGGCAGAACCCGGCAGCATAGGCCGTATGAACCCGGGCGACGCCGAAGCCGCCGAGGCCGCGACTTCCGAACCCGCGCTCGGCCGCCATCCGTTCGTCGTCGCGCACCGGGGCGCCTCGGCCGACCGTCCTGAGCACACGCGGGCGGCCTACGAGTTGGCGCTGCGCGAAGGCGCCGACGGTGTCGAGTGCGACGTGCGGCTGACCCGCGACGGCCACCTGGTGTGCGTGCACGACCGCAGGGTGGACCGGACGTCGGACGGCTCGGGCATCGTCAGCGACATGACGCTGGCCGAATTGCGTGAGCTCGACTTCGGCGGATGGCACCCGAGCCGTAAAGACGTTGCGACGCAAGGCGATACAGGCCTGCTGACCCTCGACGAACTGGTGACGCTGGTGTTGGACTGGAACCGGCCGGTCAAGCTGTTCATCGAGACCAAGCACCCGGTCCGCTACGGCGCGCTGGTCGAGAGCAAGGTGCTCGCGCTGCTGCACCGGTACGGGATCGCCGCGCCCGCGTCGGCCGATCTGTCGCGCGCGGTGGTGATGTCGTTCTCGGCGGCGGCGGTGTGGCGGATCCGGCGCGCCGCGCCGATGCTGCCGACCGTGCTGCTCGGCGAGACGTCGCGCTATCTGGGCGGCAGTGCGGCGACCACCGTCGGCGCCACCGCGGTGGGCCCGTCGATCGCGACGCTGCGCGAACACCCCGAACTGGTCGACCGCGCCGCCGCGCAGGGCCGGGCGCTGTACTGCTGGACCGTCGACCATTTCGAGGACGTGCAGTACTGCCGCGACGTCGGCGTGGCGTGGGTGGCGACCAACCATCCCGGCCGCACCAAGGAGTGGCTGCAGAACGGGTTGGCCGGCGCGGGCCGGGACTGACCGGTCAGAGGTTGCCGCCGGCGGCCTTGGGCGCGCCGGGGTCCTTGGCGGGCGCGCCGAACTCGCGGGCCACGAAGTCCTCGAGGTGGAACAGGTTGGCCCCGGCCCGGTCGGCGATGCGCACCAGCGTCGTCATCTGCGCGACCTCCTCGACCTGCTCGCCGAGGAACCACTGCATGAACTGCTCGCCGAGGTAGTCACCCTCGTCGCGGGCCACGCCGGCCAGCCGGCTGATCTGCTCGGTCACGGTGCGCTCCTGCTCGAGCGCGAGTGCCAGCGCGTCGCGCGGCGTGCCGAACGAGTTGCGCACCGGGTCCACGCCGGGGATCTCGACCTCGACGTCGCGGTCGATGAGGTACTGGACCAGCATCATGGCGTGGTTGCGCTCCTCGACGGCCTGCCGATAGAAGTGGCCCGCCAACTGCGGCAGGTCCGCACCGTCGAAATACACCGCGATCGCAAGATATTGCTGAGCGGCCCCGAATTCGTTGCGGATCTGCTCCTGCAGAAGGGCGTGAAATTTCGTGTCGGACACTTCAGCGGTGGTCATAGCGGCCACGATAGCCCAGTTCAGAGGGGGTTGTCAGTGAAGGTCGGCCTAACAGAGGTCAGCTTTGCCTAACTAAGTGAAACCTTTGTGACGACGCTAACAGGAAACTATAAAAGTTTGCTGGAGTAACTCATGGCTGCGCGTCGAGCACATCCTGCGGGACGGCAGCGTCGGTGCGCAGCGCCTCGAACAGCTGGCTCGCCAGGGCGTCGTCCCACACCACGACCGAGCCCGAGCCACCGCTGGTGAACTCGCCGATCGGCACGGTGGTCGTCGTGACGTCGCCGTGCATGGCCCACGCCAGCCGGGCCAGATCCCACACGTGATCGTCGGTGTCGACGGTGACCGAGCGCGTGGCCGCGCGCGCCATCGGGGCCCAGCGCAGCGGGTTGAGCAGCACCTCCGGGCTGGTGGCGCGGTGCAGAAGCGCGGACATGAACTCCTGCTGGTGACGCATGCGGTCCAGGTCCGCGCGCGGGGTGGCCCGGGTGCGGACGAACCCCAACGCGGTGCGGCCGTCGAGCTCCTGGCAGCCGGCGGGCAGATCGATGCCGGCCAGCGGGTCGCTGATCGGCTCGGCCGGGCACATGGTGACCCCGCCGACCGCGTCGACCATGGTGGCGAAACCGTCGAACCCGATCTCGGCGTAGTGGTCCATGCGCAGACCGGTCGCCTGCTCGACGGTCTGCACCAGCAGCGGCGCGCCGCCCATCGCGAACGCGGCGTTGATCTTGTCGCTGCCGTATCCGGGAATCGACACATAGGAGTCGCGCGGCAGCGAGACCATCGTGGTCGGGGCGCTCGACATCAGGCCCGGAACGTGCACCAGCAGGATCGTGTCGGTGCGACCGGTGCCGAGGTCGCCGCCGGTGGTCAGTTGCGACTGCTGCTCGGCGGTCAGGTTCGCCCGGCTGTCCGAGCCGACCAGCAGCCAGGTGGTGCCCGCGCTCGACGCGGGACGGTCCGGGTAGTCGGCCAGTGCGGGGATGCGCTGCAGCGAGGTGTCGACCCACACGCCGACGCCGACCACCGCCACGACGAACACCAGTAGCACGGCGACGATGATCCGGCCCCAATGCCGTTTGCGCCGTTGCCGTTTCGGCTTGGGAGGCGCAGGAGGTGCGGGTGGCGCGGCGCCGGCCCGGCGCGGGGCGCGCGGCGGAGGCGGTGGGGGTGGCGGACGCCGCGGAGGGGGCGGCGGAGGGGGAGGTGACGGTGGGTTCGGCGGCCACGACGGCGGCGGACGGTAGTTCGGGTCCCGGCGGATCACCTGCGACGGCTCCCGGCGCGCCCGCGGGTCGCGTCCCGGTGGCGGCGGCGGCCGACGGTCGTTCACATAGAGGAATCTACGTGCCGCACAGAGTTGGTTACTGCAACCAGCCCAGGTGACCGGCGGCCAGGGCGTAGCCGACGAACGCGACGGCGTCGATCACCGCGTGGGCGATGATCAGCGGCCACAACCGGCCGGTGCGCACGTAGACATAGCCGAACACCAGCCCCATCGCGAGGTTGCCCAGCCCCGCGCCGAAGCCCTGATACAGGTGGTAGAGCCCGCGCAGCACGCTGGTGAGCACGATCGCCGCGGCCGGGCTCATCCGCAACTGCCGCAACCGGGTGAGCAGGAACCCGACGACGATCACCTCCTCGGCCCACCCGTTCGCGAAAGCCGTCAGCAGCAGCACCGGAATGCGCCACCAGGTGTCGTAGAGCTCGGCGGGTTCGACGTCGGCGTTCATCCCCAGCACGCGGGCGAGCTGGTACAGCGCCAGTCCCGGCAGCCCGATCAGTGCGGCCAGCCCCAGCCCGCCGAGCCCATCGGCGCGCCAGCGCGGCCGTCCCAGCCCGATCGTCGACGGTCCTGAACCGCTGCGCCACAACAGGTATACGCCCAGGCCGCCCCACGCCAGCAATTGGAAGACCCAGGCGAGATTGAGCCCGAGGTCGATCAGGTCGAACGGTGAACGCCGCGGGTTGAGCGCGACCACCTGACCGGCCAGCCCGAGCAGCACGGCCTCGATAAGGTTGAGCAGCGCGCTGTAGGCCGACAGGCCGAACGTCACCGCCAGCACCACGACGATCTCGATGCGTATCGCCCGCGGGTCGCTGCCCTCGTCGGTGCCGGCGCTCACCGGAGCTACGGTAGCGGCGTCAGAGTTTGCGTGCGCGCAGCCCGTTGAGGAACGGGCAGCCCATCAGGACGCGGATCGCCTGGCTGAGCCCGGTGATGTCGTCGACCGGCTTGGTGAACGGCAGCCGCACATCGTGATCGCCCTCGTCGGTCTCCACCCGCAACTGCACGCCGTACCGGTCCAGGCCCAGCGGCCGCACCCGGCCGCGCCGCAGCGACACCGGCAACCGGCTGGCCAGCCGCTCGACGACCTCGCGGTGCGCGGACTCCATGTGCTGCAGCCACCCCGACTCCATCGCGCAGAACGGATCCGGCCGCGCGCCCAGCAGCGTGCTCACCCCGACCGATTCGGCGCCGGTGGAGTCGGCGACCACCACCGAGTCGATCTCCAGCCGCAGCAGCGCGAACCCGCCGCCGTCGTCGGCATTGGTCGAATTGACCTGCAGCAGAGCCGGATTGGGGTCCTCGGAGGCGACCAGATCCAGCAGCGGGGGCACCTCGCCCGCGGGCACGTCGTGCAGAGTGCCGCGGATCCAGACCAGCGAGCGCACCGGCTCCCGCAGCGGCAGCGGCGCGTAGTCGGTCATCTCCAGCACCGCCTGCACTCCCGCGGCGCCCGCGCTGACCACTTTGGCGGCGACGGCGCTGCCCGCCGGAACCGTGATCGCGAACGACCCGTCGTCGAGCAGGTGGTGGACGGGGGACTCGGTGGGCTCGGTGCCCTCGGCCGCGAGCATCGCGCCGCCCGCCTTGGCGCAGGCGCTGCGGATCCGCTCGGCTGTGCTGGGTGCCGTGAGCGCTGTCGTCATGCCGCCTCCTCTGTAATAAGGTGAGCCTAACTTAACTACGCCGCGGCGGCCCCGCAAGAGCTTCGGTCCAGCGGAACGGCATTACCGCACCGAACCGATAGGGTTGAGCCGTGCCGAGCATCGCCTACCTGGGACCCGAAGGGACCTTCACCGAGGCGGCGCTGCTCAAGATGGCGTCGGCCGGAATGCTGCCCGGTGGCGGGGCCGGGGACGGGGTCGTTCCGGTGCCGTTCGACAGCACCGTCGCCGCCATCGCCGCCGTGCGCGCCGGCGACGCCGACTACGCCTGCGTGCCCATCGAAAACTCGATCGAGGGCTCGGTGCTGCCGACGCTGGACAGCCTGGCCACCGGGTCCGCGCTGCAGATCTTCGCGGAACTGACCCTCGACGTGTCGTTCACGATCGTGGTGCGCGACGGCGTGCGCGCCGAGGACGTCACGACGGTGGCGGCCTTCCCGGTCGCCGCCGCCCAGGTGCGCAACTGGCTGGCCGCCCATCTGCCGACGGCGCAGGTGGTGCCCGCCAACTCCAACGCCGCCGCCGCCCACGACGTTTCCGACGGCCGCGCGGACGCCGGGGTGAGCACCGCGCTGGCCGCGCGCCGCTACGGACTGGCGGCGCTGGCGTCCGACATCGTCGACGAGCCCAACGCGCGCACCCGCTTCGTGCTGGTGGGGACGCCTGCCCCGCCGCCGCCGCGCACCGGCGCCGACCGCACCTCGGTGGTGCTGCGGTTGGCCAATGTGCCGGGCGCGCTGGTGTCGGCGATGACCGAGCTGTCGATCCGCGACATCGACCTGACCCGCATCGAATCCCGGCCCACCCGAACGGAACTGGGCACCTACGTGTTTTTCCTGGACTGCGTCGGCCACATCGACGACGACGCGGTGGCCGAGGCACTCAAGGCGCTGCACCGACGTTGTTCGGATGTGAGATTCCTGGGTTCCTGGCCGACCGGAGCGGCCGCGGGCGCGGTGCCGCCCGCACTCGACGAAGCGACCGACTGGTTGACGCGGCTGCGGAAGGGCGCACCGTGAGCGGGCGGCTGGTGCTGGTGCGGCACGGGCAGTCCCTCGCGAACGTCGAGCGACGCCTCGACACCCGCCCGCCCGGCGCGGAGCTGACCGACCTCGGCCGCAACCAGGCCCGCGGCTTCGCCTCCGGACTCGGGCAACCGCCTGCGCTGCTGGCCCATTCGGTGGCGCACCGGGCGCGGCAGACGGCCGAGGAGGTCGCCGGCGCGCTGCGACTGGACCGGCTGGCACCGCTCGAACTCGACGGCATCCACGAGGTGCAGGTCGGTGAGTTGGAGAACCGCAACGACGACGACGCCATCGCCGAGTTCGAGTCCGTCTACCAGCGCTGGCAGGAAGGCGACCTCGACGTCGCGATGCCCAACGGCGAGACCGGCAACGAGGTGCTGGACCGCTACGTGCCGACGATCACCCAGTTGCGGATGCGCCACCTCGACGACGACGCCTGGCACGGCGACATCGTCGTCGTCAGCCACGGCGCGGCGATCCGCCTGGTGTCCGCCGTGCTGGCCGGTGTAGAGCCGAGTTTCGCGCTGGACCATCACCTGAGCAACGCCGAAGCCGTCGTGCTCGCCCCGATCACCGACGGGCGCTGGAGTTGCGTGCAGTGGGGCGCGCTGACGCCGCCGTTCTATCCCGAACCCGGCGTGCGCCCGGTCGAGGACGCGCTGCGCTCAGCCGACCCGATGGGCTGACACCGAGACGCTGCACTGGCAGCCGACGGCATCACAGTCGACGACGAAGGTGTGCACGATCTCCGGTGTCACACAATCCGGTTCGGTGCACTCGGACCGATATACGGCGTGGTGGATGACGGTGCCATGGCAG
The window above is part of the Mycolicibacterium rutilum genome. Proteins encoded here:
- a CDS encoding S26 family signal peptidase; its protein translation is MRPALGPGDGLVALRGGSIRRGQLRVFPDPRLSTRWLVKRVGEVHGTGRRAIFEARSDNPRAAGSADSHEFGPVSADGSYRVIWTARAKSPR
- a CDS encoding DUF2470 domain-containing protein is translated as MTTALTAPSTAERIRSACAKAGGAMLAAEGTEPTESPVHHLLDDGSFAITVPAGSAVAAKVVSAGAAGVQAVLEMTDYAPLPLREPVRSLVWIRGTLHDVPAGEVPPLLDLVASEDPNPALLQVNSTNADDGGGFALLRLEIDSVVVADSTGAESVGVSTLLGARPDPFCAMESGWLQHMESAHREVVERLASRLPVSLRRGRVRPLGLDRYGVQLRVETDEGDHDVRLPFTKPVDDITGLSQAIRVLMGCPFLNGLRARKL
- a CDS encoding peptidase, which gives rise to MERESDGRAVEIAPFHSRGALKGFVISGRWPDSTKEWAQLLMVAVRVASLPGLLSTTTIFGAREELPDEPEPNTVGLVLAEGTVVGESAVPPGYFAEHQPPALLMLHPPSETTPSLPECSGAASGCVLLPGLPHLGLEHRAAWVEAEADGTVTSMVSRVGVDPISHPDTAILAMLLAA
- a CDS encoding ferritin, which encodes MTTAEVSDTKFHALLQEQIRNEFGAAQQYLAIAVYFDGADLPQLAGHFYRQAVEERNHAMMLVQYLIDRDVEVEIPGVDPVRNSFGTPRDALALALEQERTVTEQISRLAGVARDEGDYLGEQFMQWFLGEQVEEVAQMTTLVRIADRAGANLFHLEDFVAREFGAPAKDPGAPKAAGGNL
- a CDS encoding LCP family protein, which codes for MNDRRPPPPPGRDPRARREPSQVIRRDPNYRPPPSWPPNPPSPPPPPPPPRRPPPPPPPPRAPRRAGAAPPAPPAPPKPKRQRRKRHWGRIIVAVLLVFVVAVVGVGVWVDTSLQRIPALADYPDRPASSAGTTWLLVGSDSRANLTAEQQSQLTTGGDLGTGRTDTILLVHVPGLMSSAPTTMVSLPRDSYVSIPGYGSDKINAAFAMGGAPLLVQTVEQATGLRMDHYAEIGFDGFATMVDAVGGVTMCPAEPISDPLAGIDLPAGCQELDGRTALGFVRTRATPRADLDRMRHQQEFMSALLHRATSPEVLLNPLRWAPMARAATRSVTVDTDDHVWDLARLAWAMHGDVTTTTVPIGEFTSGGSGSVVVWDDALASQLFEALRTDAAVPQDVLDAQP
- a CDS encoding CPBP family intramembrane glutamic endopeptidase; the encoded protein is MSAGTDEGSDPRAIRIEIVVVLAVTFGLSAYSALLNLIEAVLLGLAGQVVALNPRRSPFDLIDLGLNLAWVFQLLAWGGLGVYLLWRSGSGPSTIGLGRPRWRADGLGGLGLAALIGLPGLALYQLARVLGMNADVEPAELYDTWWRIPVLLLTAFANGWAEEVIVVGFLLTRLRQLRMSPAAAIVLTSVLRGLYHLYQGFGAGLGNLAMGLVFGYVYVRTGRLWPLIIAHAVIDAVAFVGYALAAGHLGWLQ
- a CDS encoding glycerophosphodiester phosphodiesterase, which encodes MNPGDAEAAEAATSEPALGRHPFVVAHRGASADRPEHTRAAYELALREGADGVECDVRLTRDGHLVCVHDRRVDRTSDGSGIVSDMTLAELRELDFGGWHPSRKDVATQGDTGLLTLDELVTLVLDWNRPVKLFIETKHPVRYGALVESKVLALLHRYGIAAPASADLSRAVVMSFSAAAVWRIRRAAPMLPTVLLGETSRYLGGSAATTVGATAVGPSIATLREHPELVDRAAAQGRALYCWTVDHFEDVQYCRDVGVAWVATNHPGRTKEWLQNGLAGAGRD
- a CDS encoding rhodanese-like domain-containing protein produces the protein MDQGLVRQADIADVPTTFDASVVLLDVREHDEWARGHAPGAQHIPMGEVPARLAEIDGDAQLFVICHLGGRSQRVAQYLAGNGYAPINVSGGMEAWANAGRPVVTDDGGVGAV
- the pheA gene encoding prephenate dehydratase, with amino-acid sequence MPSIAYLGPEGTFTEAALLKMASAGMLPGGGAGDGVVPVPFDSTVAAIAAVRAGDADYACVPIENSIEGSVLPTLDSLATGSALQIFAELTLDVSFTIVVRDGVRAEDVTTVAAFPVAAAQVRNWLAAHLPTAQVVPANSNAAAAHDVSDGRADAGVSTALAARRYGLAALASDIVDEPNARTRFVLVGTPAPPPPRTGADRTSVVLRLANVPGALVSAMTELSIRDIDLTRIESRPTRTELGTYVFFLDCVGHIDDDAVAEALKALHRRCSDVRFLGSWPTGAAAGAVPPALDEATDWLTRLRKGAP
- a CDS encoding DUF4328 domain-containing protein, with amino-acid sequence MIQVCSQCGTRWNVRDRRRVWCPRCNGSLLPPSAPAPDAQWGARPSVPAMPGAAPRPPAGLPPGYRWVAVRPGAAPTLRRTRRPLGPTPRYTTIPRWGLVDHVGPVDAQQQDAVRSGPSVAMVRTVLLLTMIALGSAALIHLVRYALLIVNRSVLLHPWIAAGATWLGVALSVLAVFMVLASLVVLANWLVARRAAAYAHRGTTDPRPAWLLQAGCLVPFVNLLWAPVFAIELAGIEERLSWLRRPIVAWWVVWLASYALSIWSIATSFTTDAQGIADNTVTTTVAYLAALAALLLAAKVVEGFERQPVDRPSKRWVMVPDEAPAPEDRPAEPESEAPVESEGQNPAA
- a CDS encoding histidine phosphatase family protein; this translates as MSGRLVLVRHGQSLANVERRLDTRPPGAELTDLGRNQARGFASGLGQPPALLAHSVAHRARQTAEEVAGALRLDRLAPLELDGIHEVQVGELENRNDDDAIAEFESVYQRWQEGDLDVAMPNGETGNEVLDRYVPTITQLRMRHLDDDAWHGDIVVVSHGAAIRLVSAVLAGVEPSFALDHHLSNAEAVVLAPITDGRWSCVQWGALTPPFYPEPGVRPVEDALRSADPMG
- the sodN gene encoding superoxide dismutase, Ni, which gives rise to MLHRLFTNATPAHAHCDLYCGVYDPAQAKIEALSCLKTIQKYHDSDDEHFRTRAIIIKERQAEEVKHHLMVLWADFFTKDHFEQFPNLHQLFWDGVHGAGDVKKSLDVAVAEKLLKTIDEIADIFWQTDKGKQMGVYPPA